One segment of Ricinus communis isolate WT05 ecotype wild-type chromosome 8, ASM1957865v1, whole genome shotgun sequence DNA contains the following:
- the LOC8273813 gene encoding photosynthetic NDH subunit of subcomplex B 3, chloroplastic has product MGTALQLNSYGLANSLKASHNLKHSAATSTNNIHKSLKHSRSVSFSRVKIRAVGTVPDSKSDAKQEPPEEPPSVKFVFVHSVLLPDGTPDVHFRTTCGGQKLRDTMLDSNIDLYGPYGRPLLNCAGGGTCGSCMVEVVMGKELLSPRTEKEKKILKKKPKNWRLACQTTVGSPDSTGLVVIQQLPEWKAHEWKYEKILPPEISQ; this is encoded by the exons ATGGGCACTGCTCTTCAACTTAACTCCTATGGGTTAGCTAATTCCTTGAAAGCTTCTCATAACCTGAAACATTCTGCTGCTACTAGCACAAACAACATTCACAAATCCCTTAAACATTCAAGGTCTGTCAGTTTCTCTAGAGTGAAAATCAGAGCGGTTGGCACGGTCCCTGATAGTAAATCGGATGCCAAGCAGGAGCCTCCTGAAGAACCACCTTCTGTGAAATTTGTATTCGTCCAT TCTGTGTTACTACCAGATGGGACTCCTGATGTGCATTTTCGTACAACTTGTGGAGGGCAGAAACTTAGGGATACAATGTTGGATTCAAATATCGACTTGTACGGACCATAT GGTAGACCTTTGTTAAATTGTGCAGGGGGAGGAACCTGTggaagttgcatggtggag GTTGTAATGGGAAAGGAGCTACTTAGCCCTCGtacagaaaaagagaagaagatacTCAAAAAG aaaccAAAGAACTGGAGACTGGCATGCCAAACTACCGTTGGCAGTCCAGATTCAACAGGACTG GTTGTCATCCAACAGCTGCCCGAATGGAAAGCTCATGAGTggaaatatgagaaaatattgcCTCCAGAGATATCTCAATGA
- the LOC8273814 gene encoding aquaporin TIP2-1: protein MAGIAFGRFDDSFSLGSFKAYLAEFISTLLFVFAGVGSAIAYGKLTSDAALDPAGLVAIAICHGFALFVAVAVGANISGGHVNPAVTFGLALGGQITILTGIFYWIAQLLGSIVACFLLKVVTGGLATPIHSVAAGVGAIEGVVMEIVITFALVYTVYATAADPKKGSLGTIAPIAIGFIVGANILAAGPFSGGSMNPARSFGPAVVSGDFTDNWIYWVGPLVGGGLAGLIYGNLYMPGDHAPLSSDF from the exons ATGGCAGGAATTGCCTTTGGTCGCTTTGATGACTCTTTTAGTTTAGGGTCTTTTAAAGCCTATCTTGCTGAGTTTATTTCAACCTTGCTCTTTGTTTTTGCTGGTGTTGGTTCTGCCATAGCTTATG GTAAATTGACATCTGATGCAGCTCTTGATCCTGCTGGACTAGTAGCTATTGCTATTTGCCATGGATTTGCTCTATTTGTTGCAGTTGCTGTGGGTGCCAACATCTCTGGAGGCCATGTTAACCCTGCAGTCACTTTTGGGCTGGCTCTTGGTGGCCAAATCACCATTCTTACTGGCATCTTCTACTGGATTGCTCAGCTTCTTGGCTCCATTGTTGCTTGCTTCCTTCTCAAAGTTGTCACAGGAGGCTTG GCAACTCCAATCCACAGTGTTGCAGCCGGAGTTGGAGCAATTGAAGGGGTAGTAATGGAGATAGTGATCACATTTGCGTTGGTTTACACAGTGTATGCCACTGCAGCTGACCCCAAGAAGGGATCTCTAGGCACCATTGCCCCCATTGCCATTGGTTTCATTGTTGGTGCCAACATTTTGGCTGCAGGCCCATTCTCTGGTGGATCCATGAACCCAGCCCGCTCCTTCGGCCCAGCTGTCGTTAGCGGCGACTTCACCGACAACTGGATCTACTGGGTTGGGCCTCTTGTTGGTGGTGGGCTTGCTGGACTCATCTACGGAAACTTGTACATGCCTGGTGATCATGCACCTTTGTCCAGTGACTTCTAA